The genomic DNA GTGGCGGCCATCGCGCGGCGGAGGGCGAGGAGCTGGAGCTGGGACCAGCCGGGCACGAAGGAGAGGTGCGCGCTGGCGACGAGCAGCGGGCCCTCCGGCGTCGCGACCTCGGCCAGCACGGCGGTCCTGTGCTCCTCGCGGCGCAGCTCCAGGCGGCGCGGCTCGCGCCGCACCACGGGGAAGCGCGGCCTGATGAGCGGCAGCCGCAGCTCGCGCCAGGCGGTGACCGGGTGCCGGGAGACGAGCGCGACGCCGTACGCGGTCATGTCGGGTGCGGGCGTGCGCGGCGCGGGGTGCCAGCGGCCGTCGGTGTCGATCGTCATCGCCGCGCAGAAGCGGCTGCTCGCGGCACCCATCGCCCGGGCGGCGACGTCGGCGAGGTCCGCGGCGTGCGAGCGCTCGTTGCCCCGGTCGACCTCCTGGAGGGCCAGCACGTCGGGGTCGAGCGAGGCCACGACGGCAGCGAACCGGTCGAGGTCGACCACGCCGTCCACCGGGCTCGCGCCGTGCAGGACGTTGAACGTCACCAGGCGCACGCGCGCAGCCTAACCACCGGCGCCCGGCTGGGTAGGCTGACCGCGTGTTCGACACCCTCTCCGACCGGCTGGCCGCGACGTTCAAGAGCCTGCGCGGCAAGACGCGGCTCAGCGAGGCCGACATCGACGCGACGGCGCGCGAGATCCGGGTCGCGCTGCTCGAGGCCGACGTCAACCTCGCCGTCGTCCGCGACTTCGTCGCCCGGGTGCGCGAGCGGGCCAAGGGCGCGGAGCTCACGGGCGCGCTGAACCCCTCGCAGCAGATCATCAAGATCGTCGACGAGGAGCTCGTCGCGATCCTCGGCGGCGACACCCGCACGATCCGCTTCGCCAAGAACCCGCCGACGGTGATCATGCTCGCGGGCCTCCAGGGCGCCGGCAAGACGACGCTCGCCGGCAAGCTGGCCCGCTGGCTCAAGGGCCAGGGCCACTCGCCGCTGCTCGTCGCGGCCGACCTCCAGCGCCCGAACGCGGTCAACCAGCTCCAGGTCGTGGGCCAGCGGGCCGGCGTCCAGGTCTTCGCGCCCGAGCCCGGCAACGGCGTCGGGGACCCCGTCGACGTGGCCCGCCGCGCGATCGACGAGGCCAACCGGCGCCTGTTCGACGTCGTGGTGGTCGACACCGCCGGCCGCCTGGGCATCGACGCCGACCTGATGCAGCAGGCCGCGGACATCCGCGACGCGGTGAACCCCGACGAGGTGCTCTTCGTCGTCGACGCGATGATCGGCCAGGACGCGGTCAACACCGCGAACGCCTTCGCCGAGGGCGTCGGCTTCGACGGCGTCGTGCTGACCAAGCTCGACGGCGACGCCCGCGGTGGTGCCGCGCTGTCGATCGCCCGCGTCACCGGCAAGCCGATCATGTTCGCCTCCAACGGCGAGGCGCTCACCGAGTTCGACGTCTTCCACCCCGACCGGATGGCCAGCCGCATCCTCGGCATGGGCGACGTCCTCACGCTCATCGAGCAGGCCGAGAAGACCTTCGACGCCGAGCAGTCGGCCAAGGCCGCGGCCAAGCTCGCCTCCAAGGAGGGCAAGGAGTTCGGCCTCGCCGACTTCCTGCAGCAGATGCAGATGGTCCGCAAGATGGGCCCGCTGTCGAAGATCTTCGGGATGCTGCCCGGCATGGGCGACTTCAAGGACCAGATCGCGAACATCGACGAGCGCGAGGTCGACCGGCTCGAGGCGATCATCCACTCGATGACCCCCGGCGAGCGCGACGACCCCAAGATCATCGACGGCTCCCGGCGGGCGCGCATCGCGAAGGGCGCCGGCGTCCAGGTCTCCGACGTGAACGGGCTGGTCAACCGCTTCTTCGAGGCGCGCAAGATGATGAGCTCGCTGGCCGGCGGCAAGATGCCGGGCATGCCCGGGATGCCGGGCATGGGCGGCGGCGGCGCCAAGAAGCAGCCGGCGAAGGCCGCGGCCAAGAAGAAGGGCCACAAGGTCTCGGGCAACCCGGCCAAGCGCAACAACCCCGCGGTCGCCGCGCCCGCGGCCGGCTCCGCCTTCGAGCCGGAGCAGCTCGACGAGAAGGCGCTGCAGGAGGCCATGGCGAGCTTCCAGCTGCCGTCGAACCTGCGCGACCGGCTCAAGTAGTGCGCTGCGGGTCCGACGGGGTCGTCCCCCGGGCACGGCGTCGTCGTTGACCCGTCTCCACCGTCCTCTCCACCTGTCCGCCGTCGTCCTGCCCGAGGGCGAACGGCGCGAGCTGTACGTGGTCGACGGCCACGTGACGTACGAGCCGGTCCGCGACGCCGAGCGGGTCGAGGGCGCGTACGTCATGCCCGGCCTGGTCGACGCGCACTGCCACGTGGGGCTGGAGTCCACCGGCGCGGTCCCCGACGACGTCGCCGAGCAGCACGCGCTGGCCGAGCGGGCTGCGGGTGCTCTGCTGCTGCGCGACGCGGGCAGCCCGGCCGACACCCGCTGGATGGACGAGCGCGACGACCTGCCGCGGATCGTCCGGGCGGGCCGGCACATCGCCCGGCCCAAGCGCTACCTGCGCAACTACGCCGACGAGGTGGAGCCGGACGCGCTCGTCGAGGCGGTCGAGCGCCAGGCCGCGCGCGGCGACGGGTGGGTCAAGCTCGTGGGGGACTGGATCGACCGCGAGGTCGGCGACCTGGCCCCGCTGTGGCCGCTCGAGGTCGCCCGGTCCGCGATCGCCCGCGCGCACGCCCTCGGCTGCCGGGTCACCGCGCACGTCTTCGGCGAGCAGGCCGTCGCCGAGCTCGTCGAGGCGGGCATCGACGGCATCGAGCACGGCACCGGGCTCGACCCCACGACGAACGCCGCGACCATCGCGCTGATGGCTGAGCGGCAGGTCGCGCTGGTGCCCACGATGATCCAGCTCGAGAACTTCCCGGGCTTCGCCGACGCGGCCGAGGCCAAGTTCCCCGCGTACGCGCGGCGGATGAGGCGGCTCTACGAGCGCCGCCACGCGACCTTCGGCGCGGCGCTCGACGCCGGCGTCCCGATCTACGCGGGCACGGACGCGGGCGGCTACCTCCCGCACGGCATCGTCGGGCGCGAGATGGCGGCGCTCTCCTCCTTCATGAGCGCCGAGCAGGCGCTCGGCGCCGGGTCCTGGCGGGCCCGCGCCTGGCTCGGGCACCCGGACACCCTCGCCGAGGGCGCGCCGGCCGACCTCGTGCTGCTCGACGCCGACCCCCGGGCCGACCTGCGGGTGCTGAGCACCCCGGCGGCCGTCGTCCTGCGGGGACGCCGCGTTGCCTGACCGCTCCTTCTCCCGGGGCCGCTCCCGGATCTGGGCCGCGCTCGCCGCCTTCGGCGTCGGGCTCGCGCCGCTCGGCGTGGCCGCGCCCGCGCAGGCCGCGGACGACGCGGTCGTCGAGACCGTGCTGTCCGTCCCGGGCACGCCCGAGCCGGACGGCACGTCGGTCACCCTCGACGCCACGCTGGTGACCACGGCGCCGGGCACGCCCCGGCCCGCGGTCGTCCTCGCGCACGGCCTGGGCGGGACGAAGGCCGACAGCCTGCCCACCGCGCGGACGCTCGCCCGCGACGGGTACGCCGTGCTCGTCTACACCGCGCGCGGCTTCGGCGCCTCCGGGGGGTTCGTGCACCTGGACGACCCCGCGTACGAGGGCCGCGACGCGGTGGCGATGGTCGACGAGGCGGCGCGGCGTCCCGAGGTCGAGAAGACGGGGTCCGACCCCGTGGTCGGCTTCGCCGGCGCCAGCTATGGCGGGGCGGTCGCCCTCGAGGTCGCCGCGCTCGACACGCGGGTCGACGCGGTCGTACCCGCCTTCACCTACGCCGACCTGACGAGCGCGCTGGTGCCCCAGAGCCGGGTCACCGGCGGTGCGGGTTCGCTGGCCGACGTCACCGCCAGCGGGGGCACCGGCGTGCTGAAGGCCGCGTGGGCCGCGCTGCTGTTCACGGGCACGGCCTCCGCGGGCACTGACACGAGCGGGTCCGAGGAGCCGGCGGCGGGCGGGCAGCCGACCCCGAGCGTGTGCGGGCGGTTCGCCGAGGACGTGTGCCGCGCGTACGTCGGGAGCGCCCGCACCGGCACCCCGAGCGCCGAGCTCCTGGCGCTGGCCCGCCGCTCCTCGCCCGACCTGAGCCGGATCACCGCGCCTACGCTGATGATCCAGGGCGAGGACGACACCCTCTTCGGGCTCGACCAGGCCGACCGCGTCATGCGCGGCCTGCCGGCCACGACCCCGGCGGCCACCGCCTGGGTGCCCGGCGGCCACGACGCCAGCATCTCCGTCGACGACCAGCTCGACCGGGTGACGGCCTGGTTCGACCGCTACCTCAAGCAGGACACCTCGGCCGCCGTGCAGCCCGCCGTGTCCGTGACGGTTCCGGAGACCTCCCTGGTGGGCACCGGCGGCGGGGACGACGACAGCGCGCCGCGCGTGCTCACGGCCGGCACCTACCCAGGACGGGGGAGCCCGGCTCCCGCGGTCCGGACGCTCACGCTCGACGGCGGCGCGCAGACGGTCGTCAACCCGGCCGGCGCACGCCCGGGCGCCCTGACGAACCTGCCCGGCAGCGGCGCGGCGGGCGCGGCGGCCGCCGTCGCGGGCTACCCGCTCGCGGTGCTGCCCGGGCAGGCGGCCACCTTCACCAGCGCCCCGGTCGAGCGGCCGTACGACCTCGTCGGCAGCGGTCGCGTGCGCCTCGACGTCAGCTCGTCGAGCGACGAGGCGGTCCTCTTCGCGAGCGTCTGGGACCTCGGGCCGGACGACCCGCAGACCCGGCGCCCGACCTCGACCGTCCTGCCCGGGCGGGCCGTGGCGCCGGTCCGGCTCACCGGGCTCACCCCGGGCGCGACGACCACCGTCGAGGTGGCGCTGCCCACGGTGTCCCACCAGGTGCCCGTCGGCCACCGGCTGCGCCTCGTCGTCGCCACGACCGACAGCGCGTACGCCGGACCCGTCGACCCCGCGACCTACTCCGTGGCGCTCGCCGACCCGGTGCTGACGCTGCCCGACCTCGGCGGCCTGAGCGCCAGCGGCGGCAGCCGGCTCGACGTGCCGGTTCCGCTGGTGGTGGCGGTCGCCCTCCTCCTGCTCGCGGCCCTCGTCGGCCTGCTCCTGCTGCGCCGCGCCCGCCGGGCGGAGGCCGGGGGACCGGAGCGCCCGGACCTCGCCGACGTGCCGCTGGTCGTCGAGGGCCTGGAGAAGACGTACGCCGACGGGCTGAAGGCGGTCGACGGGGTGACGTTCCGGGCCGAGCGGGGCCAGGTCGTGGGTCTGCTGGGCCCGAACGGCGCGGGCAAGACGACGACGCTGCGCATGGTCGTCGGCCTGATCCGTCCCGACCAGGGCGCGGTGTGGGTCGAGGGCCGTCCCGTGCAGGGCGGGGCCGACGTGCTCGGCTCGGTCGGCGCGCTGATCGAGGGCCCGGGGTTCCTGCCGCACCTGTCCGGACGCGCCAACCTCGAGGCCTACTGGAAGGCCACCGGGCGCCCGACGGAGGAGGCGCACCTCGACGAGGTGCTGGCCATCGCCGATCTCGGCACCTCGGTCGAGCGCCGGGTCCGCG from Microlunatus sagamiharensis includes the following:
- the ffh gene encoding signal recognition particle protein is translated as MFDTLSDRLAATFKSLRGKTRLSEADIDATAREIRVALLEADVNLAVVRDFVARVRERAKGAELTGALNPSQQIIKIVDEELVAILGGDTRTIRFAKNPPTVIMLAGLQGAGKTTLAGKLARWLKGQGHSPLLVAADLQRPNAVNQLQVVGQRAGVQVFAPEPGNGVGDPVDVARRAIDEANRRLFDVVVVDTAGRLGIDADLMQQAADIRDAVNPDEVLFVVDAMIGQDAVNTANAFAEGVGFDGVVLTKLDGDARGGAALSIARVTGKPIMFASNGEALTEFDVFHPDRMASRILGMGDVLTLIEQAEKTFDAEQSAKAAAKLASKEGKEFGLADFLQQMQMVRKMGPLSKIFGMLPGMGDFKDQIANIDEREVDRLEAIIHSMTPGERDDPKIIDGSRRARIAKGAGVQVSDVNGLVNRFFEARKMMSSLAGGKMPGMPGMPGMGGGGAKKQPAKAAAKKKGHKVSGNPAKRNNPAVAAPAAGSAFEPEQLDEKALQEAMASFQLPSNLRDRLK
- a CDS encoding amidohydrolase family protein; translation: MTRLHRPLHLSAVVLPEGERRELYVVDGHVTYEPVRDAERVEGAYVMPGLVDAHCHVGLESTGAVPDDVAEQHALAERAAGALLLRDAGSPADTRWMDERDDLPRIVRAGRHIARPKRYLRNYADEVEPDALVEAVERQAARGDGWVKLVGDWIDREVGDLAPLWPLEVARSAIARAHALGCRVTAHVFGEQAVAELVEAGIDGIEHGTGLDPTTNAATIALMAERQVALVPTMIQLENFPGFADAAEAKFPAYARRMRRLYERRHATFGAALDAGVPIYAGTDAGGYLPHGIVGREMAALSSFMSAEQALGAGSWRARAWLGHPDTLAEGAPADLVLLDADPRADLRVLSTPAAVVLRGRRVA
- a CDS encoding endonuclease/exonuclease/phosphatase family protein, whose product is MRLVTFNVLHGASPVDGVVDLDRFAAVVASLDPDVLALQEVDRGNERSHAADLADVAARAMGAASSRFCAAMTIDTDGRWHPAPRTPAPDMTAYGVALVSRHPVTAWRELRLPLIRPRFPVVRREPRRLELRREEHRTAVLAEVATPEGPLLVASAHLSFVPGWSQLQLLALRRAMAATPGPALIMGDLNMTPPPARRVSGFRPLATALTFPVDEPVRQIDHVLARGDVGDVVGTASLRLPVSDHRALVVDLDRRRLGRAPGRAPG
- a CDS encoding alpha/beta fold hydrolase, encoding MPDRSFSRGRSRIWAALAAFGVGLAPLGVAAPAQAADDAVVETVLSVPGTPEPDGTSVTLDATLVTTAPGTPRPAVVLAHGLGGTKADSLPTARTLARDGYAVLVYTARGFGASGGFVHLDDPAYEGRDAVAMVDEAARRPEVEKTGSDPVVGFAGASYGGAVALEVAALDTRVDAVVPAFTYADLTSALVPQSRVTGGAGSLADVTASGGTGVLKAAWAALLFTGTASAGTDTSGSEEPAAGGQPTPSVCGRFAEDVCRAYVGSARTGTPSAELLALARRSSPDLSRITAPTLMIQGEDDTLFGLDQADRVMRGLPATTPAATAWVPGGHDASISVDDQLDRVTAWFDRYLKQDTSAAVQPAVSVTVPETSLVGTGGGDDDSAPRVLTAGTYPGRGSPAPAVRTLTLDGGAQTVVNPAGARPGALTNLPGSGAAGAAAAVAGYPLAVLPGQAATFTSAPVERPYDLVGSGRVRLDVSSSSDEAVLFASVWDLGPDDPQTRRPTSTVLPGRAVAPVRLTGLTPGATTTVEVALPTVSHQVPVGHRLRLVVATTDSAYAGPVDPATYSVALADPVLTLPDLGGLSASGGSRLDVPVPLVVAVALLLLAALVGLLLLRRARRAEAGGPERPDLADVPLVVEGLEKTYADGLKAVDGVTFRAERGQVVGLLGPNGAGKTTTLRMVVGLIRPDQGAVWVEGRPVQGGADVLGSVGALIEGPGFLPHLSGRANLEAYWKATGRPTEEAHLDEVLAIADLGTSVERRVRGYSQGMRQRLGIAQAMMGLPSLLLLDEPTNGLDPPQITAMRRVLADYAAAGRTVLISSHLLAEVEQSCDHVVVMARGKVLLSEATSTLTGDGRRRLEEAFLDLVGTGPAGGGQ